A single Thermosynechococcus vestitus BP-1 DNA region contains:
- the lptC gene encoding LPS export ABC transporter periplasmic protein LptC, producing the protein MPLPRPLFLLCLVLALAGCGWVDQWVGEESSPEPEITGDVKLQHLTLRQTNAKGQLLWLLQAAGARYRDDDRQQLEIQNLTGELKAEGKTTYKVQAKAVNVRQREGQLWVEGRTTVTDLQQKGTIIADQLVWQGDRGVLIAQKNLQARYPQVTVTAKRLEADSQRQELRALDTVQVSAAAKEAKDLRLKTESLVWQQQTNRLLAGVIGQGGVTVVAVAGDRQGQRLQAQRAIWSISDQRVTLEGDVRVQLPNPALRIAGETVHWLIPQQQLVSDRPLRVSYPSQGIEGQANRGVFLIAEKRAIFDNVQINSQPQQSQLRAQRLNWWIPQQRLEARGQVDIQRPNAQLRTAQLIWRIPQQEVEAQGGVFYRQSNPHIQVQGQRAKGWLDRQEVIVSGNVQSKVPLLVRLP; encoded by the coding sequence ATGCCTCTGCCTAGACCCCTCTTCCTCCTTTGCCTTGTACTCGCCTTGGCAGGCTGTGGCTGGGTGGATCAATGGGTGGGGGAGGAGTCATCTCCAGAACCAGAAATCACGGGTGATGTCAAGCTGCAACATCTGACCCTGCGGCAAACCAACGCTAAAGGCCAACTCCTCTGGTTGTTGCAGGCGGCCGGGGCGCGCTATCGCGATGACGATCGCCAGCAATTGGAGATTCAAAATCTAACCGGGGAATTAAAGGCAGAGGGTAAAACCACCTACAAGGTGCAGGCCAAGGCAGTCAATGTGCGGCAGCGGGAGGGCCAACTTTGGGTTGAAGGTCGCACCACCGTCACTGATCTGCAGCAAAAGGGGACGATTATTGCCGATCAATTGGTTTGGCAGGGCGATCGCGGGGTACTCATTGCCCAGAAAAACCTGCAGGCCCGCTATCCCCAAGTGACCGTGACGGCTAAGCGCCTCGAAGCCGATAGCCAACGTCAAGAACTGCGGGCCCTCGATACCGTTCAGGTGAGCGCGGCCGCCAAGGAGGCCAAGGATTTGCGGCTCAAGACAGAAAGTTTAGTGTGGCAGCAGCAGACCAATCGACTGTTGGCAGGGGTGATCGGTCAAGGGGGGGTCACAGTCGTCGCTGTGGCGGGCGATCGCCAAGGGCAGCGGCTGCAAGCCCAAAGGGCCATCTGGTCAATTAGCGATCAACGAGTCACGCTGGAGGGGGATGTCCGAGTGCAGCTTCCTAACCCTGCTCTACGCATTGCAGGAGAAACGGTGCACTGGTTAATTCCCCAACAGCAATTGGTGAGCGATCGCCCCCTGCGGGTCAGCTATCCCAGCCAAGGCATTGAAGGGCAGGCCAATCGTGGTGTCTTCCTGATTGCTGAAAAGCGCGCCATCTTTGACAATGTCCAAATCAATAGCCAACCGCAACAGTCACAACTGCGTGCCCAACGCCTCAATTGGTGGATTCCCCAACAGCGGCTAGAAGCTCGCGGTCAGGTGGACATCCAGCGCCCTAATGCCCAACTACGCACAGCTCAACTGATTTGGCGGATTCCCCAGCAGGAAGTTGAAGCCCAAGGGGGAGTCTTTTACCGCCAGAGCAATCCCCACATTCAAGTTCAGGGCCAGCGGGCAAAAGGGTGGCTTGATCGCCAAGAGGTGATAGTGAGTGGCAATGTTCAGAGCAAAGTGCCGTTGCTAGTGCGCCTTCCCTAG